One genomic segment of Acidobacteriota bacterium includes these proteins:
- a CDS encoding GWxTD domain-containing protein: MNIRRSRFLFSLAAFALLPLLLLAAPAKEKNDREVDGRVQAEESQDHFRKWLNEDVLYIITEDERSVFEGLTNEAEKEQFIEQFWYRRDPDLRTPINEYKEEHYRRIAYANERYHSGRSGWRSDRGRIYIIHGPPDEIEDFGGGGQYVRESYEGGGTTTVHPFERWRYRKIDGLGSDITLEFVDESRTGEYRLALNPDEKDAAIGLPGVGLTDTERLGLTQKGRRLHPDEMHNPYLRANMRRQDHPFTRFEIFAKTQAARPIKYNDLRDLVKVTVNYTNLPFQVRSDYFRLNQDKVLIPVTVELQNRDMTFKQEGTSHYAQIGLYGAITSIGKKFIQEFDQDMTVAYPDKWIELGRQSRSLYQKVLLLDNNTRYKLDLIVKDLNGDNVGALSHALIPPPSVKENRKLSASSLVLSDHMRELEELPEGDEMFVFGDVKLRPSIARKFTRKIPLGIYLHLYNFKVDQASNAPLLEVSYRIRNGNGQLVRDVTDSAGESIQFLSEERVVLTKRLDLSDLEPGNYLAQVEALDSSSNERVRLEDRFRVVGN; encoded by the coding sequence ATGAACATCCGCCGATCCCGCTTCCTGTTTTCCCTGGCCGCATTTGCCCTGCTTCCCCTGCTGCTTCTCGCTGCGCCGGCAAAGGAGAAGAACGACCGGGAGGTCGACGGGAGGGTGCAGGCCGAAGAGTCGCAGGACCATTTCCGGAAGTGGCTCAACGAGGACGTGCTCTACATCATCACGGAAGATGAGAGGTCCGTCTTCGAAGGACTCACCAACGAAGCCGAGAAGGAGCAGTTCATCGAGCAGTTCTGGTATCGGCGGGACCCGGACCTCAGGACCCCCATCAACGAGTACAAGGAAGAGCACTACCGCCGCATCGCGTACGCCAACGAGCGCTACCACAGCGGCAGGTCCGGTTGGAGATCGGACCGCGGACGGATCTACATCATCCACGGGCCTCCGGATGAGATCGAGGACTTCGGCGGCGGTGGCCAATACGTCCGCGAGTCGTACGAAGGCGGCGGGACCACCACCGTCCATCCCTTCGAGCGGTGGCGGTATCGAAAGATCGACGGGCTCGGGAGCGACATCACCCTGGAATTCGTGGACGAGTCCCGCACCGGGGAGTACCGGCTTGCCCTCAATCCGGACGAGAAGGACGCGGCGATCGGCCTGCCCGGCGTGGGGCTGACGGACACCGAGAGGTTGGGCCTGACCCAGAAGGGGAGGCGCTTGCATCCCGACGAGATGCACAACCCCTACCTCCGGGCCAACATGCGGCGCCAGGACCATCCCTTCACCCGTTTCGAGATCTTCGCCAAGACCCAGGCGGCCCGGCCCATCAAGTACAACGACCTCCGGGATCTGGTCAAAGTCACGGTGAACTACACCAATCTCCCGTTCCAGGTTCGGAGCGACTATTTCCGGTTGAACCAGGACAAGGTGCTGATTCCCGTCACCGTGGAGTTGCAGAACCGGGACATGACCTTCAAGCAGGAGGGTACCTCCCACTACGCCCAGATCGGCCTCTACGGCGCGATCACCAGCATAGGGAAGAAGTTCATCCAGGAATTCGATCAGGACATGACCGTCGCCTACCCCGACAAGTGGATCGAGTTGGGGCGGCAGAGCCGGTCCCTCTACCAGAAGGTGCTGTTGTTGGACAACAATACGCGCTACAAGCTGGACTTGATCGTCAAGGACCTCAACGGCGACAACGTGGGCGCCCTCAGCCACGCCCTGATCCCACCGCCTTCGGTGAAGGAGAACCGGAAACTGAGCGCCAGCTCGCTGGTTCTTTCCGACCACATGCGGGAGCTGGAGGAGTTGCCGGAAGGCGACGAGATGTTCGTCTTCGGAGACGTCAAGCTCCGGCCCAGCATCGCCCGGAAGTTCACCCGGAAGATTCCCCTCGGGATCTATCTGCACCTGTACAATTTCAAGGTGGATCAGGCTTCCAACGCCCCCTTGCTGGAGGTCTCGTACCGGATCCGAAACGGGAACGGCCAACTGGTCCGGGACGTCACTGACAGCGCCGGGGAATCAATCCAGTTTCTCTCCGAAGAAAGGGTCGTCCTGACCAAGAGACTGGACCTGAGTGACCTGGAGCCCGGCAACTACCTGGCGCAGGTCGAGGCGCTGGATTCCTCCAGCAACGAACGGGTGCGGTTGGAGGACCGCTTTCGAGTCGTGGGGAACTGA
- a CDS encoding glucose 1-dehydrogenase, protein MGRVRDGLAKGAGGTGPEVEPIQSERLIERGQAARKEEHGMPGKLDGRVAVITGGGSGLGESTARIFAAEGAKVVIADINLEAGEGVVRSLRDSGTEALFVKTNVSSATDARNLMAAAVARFGRIDILINNAGVQVEKAVPETTEEDWDFVLGVNLKGPFLCSKYAIRQMRKQKSGNIVCISSLSGVVSNAEQASYNASKHGLIGLAKCMAHDHALEGIRVNTVCPGSMNTPMLDGVPEEHLAPYRKSNLLERFADPHEVANCILFLVSDDASFVTGAVLVADGGYTTK, encoded by the coding sequence TTGGGTCGAGTCCGGGACGGCTTGGCCAAAGGGGCCGGGGGGACCGGTCCGGAAGTCGAACCCATTCAATCGGAGCGCCTCATCGAACGGGGGCAAGCGGCGCGAAAAGAGGAACACGGCATGCCCGGAAAACTGGACGGCAGGGTGGCGGTCATCACCGGCGGCGGCAGCGGCCTGGGGGAGTCTACGGCCAGGATTTTTGCGGCCGAAGGGGCCAAAGTGGTCATTGCGGACATCAACCTGGAGGCCGGAGAAGGCGTGGTCCGATCTCTCCGGGATTCCGGAACCGAAGCCCTTTTCGTCAAAACCAACGTTTCATCGGCCACGGACGCCCGCAACCTCATGGCTGCGGCCGTCGCCCGCTTCGGCCGGATCGACATCCTCATCAACAACGCCGGCGTCCAGGTGGAGAAGGCGGTTCCTGAGACCACGGAGGAGGATTGGGACTTCGTCCTGGGCGTCAATCTGAAGGGCCCGTTCCTCTGCTCCAAGTACGCCATCCGGCAGATGCGCAAGCAGAAATCGGGGAACATCGTCTGTATCTCGTCCCTTTCCGGCGTGGTGTCCAACGCGGAACAGGCTTCCTACAACGCCTCCAAGCACGGCTTGATCGGTCTGGCCAAGTGCATGGCCCATGACCACGCCCTGGAGGGGATCCGGGTGAACACGGTCTGCCCCGGCTCCATGAACACTCCCATGCTGGACGGCGTGCCGGAGGAACACCTGGCGCCCTATCGCAAAAGCAATCTGCTGGAGAGGTTCGCCGACCCGCACGAGGTGGCGAACTGCATTCTCTTCCTGGTGAGCGACGACGCTTCCTTCGTCACCGGCGCTGTTCTGGTGGCCGACGGAGGCTATACGACGAAGTGA
- a CDS encoding ATP-binding cassette domain-containing protein produces the protein MSVPESVPGSTTALPARGEAGSALLEAVGVTKRFGALTAVDGAGLTVGRAEIVGLVGGNGAGKSTLIHLISGVDRPDGGQFLMEGRPLRPGSPAEARHHGIETVYQDLALLGELDVTANIFLGREWRRGVRGLRWLAEKSMRTKAEELIRELGYDFGAATRVRYLSGGQRQAVALARALLARAKLILMDEPTAALGVAETRKTLDLIRKFRDKGVSLIVIGHELEDIFSIADRIVVMRKGATVADLRTRSTNQDEVVSLMLKGPRPV, from the coding sequence GTGAGCGTGCCGGAAAGCGTCCCCGGAAGCACGACCGCTCTCCCTGCCCGGGGGGAAGCCGGGTCAGCGCTGCTGGAGGCGGTGGGCGTCACCAAGCGATTTGGCGCGCTGACAGCAGTCGATGGAGCCGGTCTCACGGTCGGGCGCGCCGAGATCGTTGGCCTGGTCGGCGGCAACGGGGCCGGAAAATCGACGCTGATCCACCTCATCTCCGGCGTCGATCGACCCGATGGGGGACAGTTCCTCATGGAGGGCCGCCCGCTTCGACCGGGAAGTCCCGCCGAGGCCCGTCACCACGGAATCGAGACCGTATACCAGGACCTGGCGCTCCTGGGTGAGCTGGACGTGACCGCCAACATTTTTTTGGGACGGGAGTGGCGTCGGGGCGTCCGCGGGCTCCGCTGGCTGGCGGAGAAGTCCATGAGGACCAAAGCGGAAGAGTTGATCCGCGAGCTCGGCTACGACTTCGGCGCCGCAACCCGGGTCCGCTACCTTTCGGGGGGACAGCGGCAGGCGGTGGCCCTGGCCCGCGCCCTTCTGGCCCGCGCCAAGCTCATTCTCATGGACGAGCCGACAGCGGCTCTGGGAGTCGCGGAGACCCGAAAAACGCTGGATCTCATCCGGAAGTTCCGGGACAAGGGGGTCTCCCTGATCGTGATCGGTCACGAGTTGGAGGACATCTTCTCCATCGCCGACCGGATCGTGGTCATGCGGAAGGGGGCGACGGTGGCCGACCTGAGGACCCGTTCCACGAATCAGGACGAGGTCGTCAGCCTGATGCTGAAGGGACCGCGTCCCGTCTGA
- a CDS encoding sugar ABC transporter substrate-binding protein produces MTRCLAFLFSLLLLCSCAAPGPDTPADGRLRIAFISKSYTDPFWLDAIDGAQRAAEESGVELLLYAAKSETHVVEQVQIVENMIQIGVDGIVLAPCDSNALAPAVLKVNQAGIPITVIDTGISEGAIVTFAATDNVLCGTMAADRLADRLGAQGKVGIIACPPNILPCREILKGFEEGLGKYPGLDLVGSPLGVPFCDQSFNATTDLLTAHPDLDGLYIIGGPAVLCAVQAAGAFGKNLGGDLKVVGRGSIGKAGMGELEAVKRGEIDAMVAQFPAKMGYSGVDSIVRYRRGIESPPFTDTGVVVVTKENVDEFIRQIESGEPLL; encoded by the coding sequence GTGACTCGATGCCTGGCGTTCCTTTTCTCTCTGTTGCTGCTCTGTTCGTGCGCTGCCCCGGGTCCCGATACCCCCGCCGACGGCCGCCTGAGGATCGCCTTTATCTCCAAGTCCTACACCGATCCCTTCTGGCTGGACGCCATCGACGGCGCCCAACGGGCGGCCGAGGAGAGCGGCGTGGAGCTGCTGCTTTACGCCGCCAAGAGCGAGACTCACGTCGTGGAGCAGGTCCAGATCGTGGAGAACATGATCCAGATCGGTGTGGATGGCATCGTCTTGGCGCCCTGCGACTCCAACGCCCTGGCGCCCGCCGTGTTGAAGGTGAACCAGGCCGGGATACCGATCACCGTCATCGACACCGGGATAAGCGAAGGAGCCATCGTCACCTTCGCGGCCACCGACAATGTCCTCTGCGGCACCATGGCCGCCGACCGTCTCGCCGACCGCCTGGGCGCTCAAGGGAAGGTGGGAATCATCGCGTGTCCACCCAACATTCTGCCCTGCCGGGAAATCCTGAAAGGATTCGAGGAGGGGCTCGGCAAATATCCCGGTTTGGACTTGGTGGGATCTCCCCTGGGGGTCCCGTTTTGCGACCAGTCCTTCAACGCCACCACCGATCTGCTGACGGCGCATCCCGATCTGGACGGTCTCTACATCATCGGAGGTCCCGCTGTGCTCTGCGCCGTCCAGGCGGCCGGCGCCTTCGGAAAAAACCTCGGCGGCGACCTGAAGGTGGTGGGCCGCGGCTCCATCGGCAAGGCGGGGATGGGCGAACTGGAGGCGGTCAAGCGTGGCGAGATCGACGCCATGGTCGCCCAGTTTCCGGCCAAGATGGGCTATTCCGGCGTCGACAGCATCGTCAGGTACCGCCGGGGAATCGAATCCCCGCCATTCACCGACACCGGCGTCGTGGTGGTGACGAAGGAGAACGTGGACGAGTTCATCCGGCAGATCGAGAGCGGGGAGCCGCTCCTGTGA
- a CDS encoding ABC transporter permease encodes MLRLTRFKALLVATLILVAVVSMISPVFLTTRNFLNILEQLSINAIVAAGMTFVIIAAGIDLSVGSILALGSMGAAGLLVSGIPVPGAIAGGVLVGIAAGAVNGIAVAYGRIPAFIMTLGMLNVARGTVMFLTSGNSIVGFPETFLFLGKGRIGPIPVLVLITAAVYLIGHLVLVKTRFGRYTFAIGNDPETARRLGVRVKRHQFLLYAMSGGLASFAGILLAARLNSALTLAGTGAELDVIAAVVIGGTSLYGGRGSMPGTLLGVIFFQIVRNALNILGISVFVQQIAVGALLSFSALADFLYDRWGRQEGS; translated from the coding sequence TTGCTGAGGCTCACCCGGTTCAAGGCGTTGCTTGTGGCCACCCTCATTCTGGTGGCCGTGGTGTCCATGATCTCCCCGGTCTTTCTCACCACCCGCAATTTCCTCAACATCCTGGAGCAGCTCTCCATCAACGCCATCGTCGCAGCCGGTATGACCTTCGTCATCATCGCCGCCGGGATCGACCTCTCGGTGGGGTCCATCCTGGCCCTGGGGAGCATGGGAGCGGCCGGACTCCTGGTCTCGGGGATCCCGGTTCCCGGGGCCATCGCGGGCGGAGTGCTGGTGGGAATCGCCGCCGGCGCGGTCAACGGGATCGCCGTGGCCTACGGCCGGATCCCGGCCTTCATCATGACCCTGGGAATGCTCAACGTCGCCCGGGGCACCGTCATGTTTCTCACCAGCGGCAACTCCATCGTCGGTTTCCCGGAGACTTTTCTGTTCCTGGGCAAGGGGCGCATCGGTCCGATCCCGGTTCTGGTGCTGATCACGGCGGCGGTCTACCTGATCGGCCACCTGGTGCTGGTGAAGACCCGCTTCGGCCGCTACACCTTCGCCATCGGAAACGATCCCGAGACGGCCCGCCGCCTGGGGGTTCGCGTCAAGCGCCACCAGTTCCTGCTCTACGCCATGAGCGGCGGCCTCGCTTCCTTCGCGGGGATCCTGCTGGCGGCCCGACTGAATTCCGCCCTCACCCTGGCGGGGACGGGGGCGGAGCTCGACGTCATCGCGGCCGTGGTCATCGGGGGAACGAGCCTGTACGGAGGCCGGGGCTCCATGCCGGGGACGCTGCTGGGAGTGATCTTCTTTCAGATCGTCCGCAACGCCCTGAACATCCTGGGCATCTCGGTATTCGTGCAGCAGATAGCCGTGGGCGCACTGCTCAGCTTCAGCGCCCTGGCTGATTTTCTCTACGACCGCTGGGGACGGCAGGAAGGGAGTTGA
- a CDS encoding transporter substrate-binding domain-containing protein: MRRKHVVSGLVVVALVVGVNTPAMAQIFPWWSFDSVLDEVQDRGTIRVGLGLFEPWSLCNNDGELVGFEIDVATKLAADMGVEVEFARTNWSYIISSLIAEDFDAIISGMTILPSRNLRINFTSPYNMTGVYLVANTAQTMDLETLEDFNSADVTIGTRRGASSIPAIENVFPNAMIELFDTDTEILDAVVAGDVHAAAAFATTRNSWVEANPDTLHLPSDDAFGSEALAMGIRKGDLDTLNFLNGWITVNEASGWLEQRRQYWFEGTEWEDQRATDPDVIAACDQSFL, translated from the coding sequence ATGCGAAGAAAGCACGTTGTGAGTGGCTTGGTCGTGGTTGCCCTGGTTGTCGGGGTCAACACTCCGGCGATGGCCCAGATTTTCCCCTGGTGGTCTTTTGACAGCGTCCTCGATGAGGTCCAGGACCGTGGCACGATAAGGGTCGGTCTTGGTCTGTTCGAGCCGTGGTCGCTCTGCAACAACGACGGCGAACTGGTCGGTTTTGAGATCGATGTCGCGACCAAGTTGGCCGCGGACATGGGGGTCGAGGTTGAATTTGCGCGGACGAACTGGAGCTACATCATTTCCTCACTGATCGCTGAGGATTTTGACGCCATCATCAGTGGCATGACAATCCTTCCAAGCCGCAATCTCAGGATCAATTTCACCTCACCGTACAACATGACCGGCGTCTATCTCGTGGCGAATACAGCGCAGACCATGGACTTGGAAACGTTGGAAGATTTCAACAGCGCCGATGTCACGATTGGGACCCGGAGGGGAGCGTCGTCAATCCCTGCGATCGAGAACGTATTTCCCAATGCTATGATCGAACTCTTCGATACGGACACCGAGATCCTCGATGCCGTCGTGGCCGGTGACGTCCATGCCGCGGCAGCGTTCGCGACAACACGCAACTCATGGGTCGAAGCCAACCCGGACACCCTCCACCTGCCGAGCGACGATGCCTTTGGGTCGGAAGCGTTGGCGATGGGGATACGGAAGGGCGATCTCGACACCCTGAATTTCCTCAATGGCTGGATAACGGTCAACGAGGCTAGTGGCTGGCTCGAACAGCGCCGCCAGTATTGGTTCGAGGGCACCGAGTGGGAGGATCAGAGGGCTACCGATCCGGACGTCATCGCTGCGTGCGATCAGTCCTTTCTGTAG
- a CDS encoding tetratricopeptide repeat protein, with translation MVSRILLLSTILPVAMAGRADGQETAVQRQLQDAIAAEQRGDWQAAEKTYSSILKLHPQRADVMVRLGLVYQHRGRLEPAVDAIRSALTLDPELPGAHFYLGLAYFGLRGYAEAAGVLQEAISRDPENVKAQVHLGACFLALGRVDESIGHLEELTRVHPRELEALQTLAQAYLTKGNDDGFNRTIARVDEVEPDSFRSQQLRAEFFAARRRLSEAAQAYEKAAARNPNAPGVNFALGDIYFELGEYDKAEPALRKELRIDPHHPIVNLELGIINNSRRRFDQAIRHLETALRADGRLTDAYVALASAFVAKGRLPAAEGALRRAIALAPRDPQPYYELAQVFRKLGRMEDARASLERFQRLEEEENQERQRAAEGLLHSNP, from the coding sequence ATGGTGAGTCGCATCCTGTTGCTCTCGACGATTCTGCCGGTGGCCATGGCAGGACGGGCCGACGGACAAGAAACTGCGGTTCAGAGGCAGTTGCAGGACGCCATTGCGGCGGAGCAGAGAGGCGATTGGCAGGCGGCCGAAAAAACTTACAGCAGCATCCTGAAACTGCACCCCCAACGGGCCGACGTCATGGTCCGGCTGGGGCTGGTCTATCAGCACCGGGGCAGGTTGGAACCGGCCGTCGACGCGATCCGGAGCGCCCTGACTCTCGACCCCGAACTCCCCGGCGCCCATTTTTACCTGGGCCTCGCATATTTCGGCCTGCGCGGCTACGCCGAGGCCGCAGGGGTCCTGCAGGAGGCGATTTCCCGGGATCCGGAAAACGTCAAGGCTCAGGTCCATTTGGGAGCTTGCTTCCTGGCCCTGGGGCGGGTGGACGAGAGCATCGGACACCTGGAGGAGTTGACGCGTGTCCATCCTCGGGAACTGGAAGCCTTGCAGACACTGGCCCAAGCCTATCTGACCAAGGGCAACGACGACGGCTTCAACCGGACCATCGCCCGGGTCGACGAGGTCGAACCCGATTCCTTCCGGTCCCAGCAGCTCCGGGCCGAGTTTTTCGCCGCTCGAAGGCGTTTGAGCGAAGCGGCGCAGGCGTATGAGAAAGCGGCCGCCCGGAACCCGAACGCGCCGGGAGTGAACTTCGCTCTGGGGGACATCTACTTCGAACTGGGGGAATACGACAAGGCGGAGCCGGCGCTGCGGAAGGAGCTGAGAATCGATCCGCATCACCCCATCGTCAACCTGGAGCTGGGAATCATCAACAACTCGCGGCGCCGGTTCGACCAGGCGATTCGGCACTTGGAGACGGCATTGCGGGCGGACGGCCGGCTCACGGACGCCTACGTGGCGCTTGCCTCGGCGTTCGTGGCCAAGGGCCGGCTGCCGGCCGCCGAAGGCGCCCTCCGGCGGGCGATCGCATTGGCTCCCCGGGATCCGCAGCCCTACTACGAATTGGCGCAGGTCTTCCGGAAGCTGGGGAGGATGGAAGATGCCCGGGCCTCGTTGGAACGCTTTCAGAGGTTGGAAGAGGAGGAGAACCAGGAGCGGCAACGCGCAGCGGAAGGCCTGTTGCACAGTAACCCGTGA
- a CDS encoding PIN domain-containing protein gives MTRLLDVNVLIALTWPNHVHHDAAQSWFTGGRSDGWATCPLTEAGFVRVSCNPSAVKQAATPADAIRLLGKLRELESHSFWPMDRSIADLPPGILRRIQGYRQISDAVLLALAIQYGGQLATFDSGFASLLAREELSAVHIIPV, from the coding sequence ATGACCCGCTTGCTCGACGTCAACGTTCTCATTGCTCTGACTTGGCCCAACCACGTACATCATGATGCAGCGCAGTCTTGGTTTACGGGGGGCCGGAGCGACGGATGGGCCACCTGTCCCCTGACCGAAGCCGGATTCGTTCGCGTTTCATGTAATCCGTCCGCGGTCAAACAGGCAGCAACACCCGCCGATGCCATTCGGCTGTTGGGAAAGCTCAGAGAACTGGAATCGCATTCCTTTTGGCCCATGGATCGTTCCATCGCCGATCTGCCGCCAGGAATCCTCAGGAGAATCCAGGGATATCGCCAGATTTCCGACGCCGTGCTCCTGGCCTTGGCGATTCAGTATGGAGGTCAGTTGGCCACATTCGATTCCGGCTTCGCCAGTCTCCTGGCGCGGGAGGAACTGAGCGCAGTCCATATTATTCCGGTATGA
- a CDS encoding aldolase/citrate lyase family protein, whose product MQENRVRQKVIAGETAVGCFLGLGSPPVAELLAYCGYDWLLVETEHNALDSAQVERMLMAIDGSGAMPMVRVPPSDLFAIQKALDIGGMGIIVPMVKTVEEAEAAVAATRYPPEGNRGFGPLRASRYTLDYDDYLERANQNILVGLLLETAEAVEDLERIASVPGVDLLYMGMWDLSLALGVDPRRQPHPETDAVIDKALKVGRDSGVAIGIGVGSPDDLAHRLEQGFTFLGYGSDYSLLVGGAKSALETFRASQSGKTENG is encoded by the coding sequence ATGCAGGAAAACCGGGTTCGTCAGAAGGTCATTGCGGGCGAGACTGCCGTCGGCTGTTTTCTGGGACTGGGAAGTCCCCCCGTGGCCGAACTGCTGGCCTATTGCGGCTACGACTGGCTGCTGGTCGAAACCGAGCACAACGCCCTGGATTCGGCTCAGGTCGAGCGCATGCTGATGGCCATCGACGGCTCCGGCGCCATGCCCATGGTCCGGGTGCCGCCCTCGGACCTGTTCGCCATCCAGAAGGCTCTGGATATCGGCGGCATGGGGATCATCGTCCCCATGGTGAAGACCGTGGAGGAGGCGGAGGCGGCGGTGGCCGCCACCCGTTATCCGCCGGAGGGAAACCGCGGGTTCGGTCCCCTGCGGGCGTCCCGCTACACCCTCGACTACGACGACTACCTGGAACGGGCCAACCAAAACATCCTGGTGGGCCTGCTGCTGGAGACGGCCGAGGCGGTGGAGGACCTGGAGCGGATCGCGTCCGTGCCCGGAGTCGACCTGCTCTACATGGGCATGTGGGACCTGTCGCTGGCTCTGGGCGTGGACCCCAGGCGTCAGCCGCACCCGGAGACGGACGCCGTGATCGACAAGGCTCTCAAGGTGGGCCGGGACTCCGGCGTGGCCATCGGCATCGGCGTCGGGAGTCCGGACGACCTGGCTCACCGCCTGGAACAGGGATTCACCTTCCTGGGCTACGGGAGCGATTACAGCCTTCTTGTCGGCGGGGCCAAGTCCGCATTGGAAACCTTTCGCGCTTCCCAATCCGGGAAGACCGAGAACGGCTGA
- a CDS encoding tetratricopeptide repeat protein, with translation MKRKSASWGLFPIAIAALCGLFPGHLSAAPIALPPEPPPVQATGSELEPIPFPNLTAMDANVREQLERARSDLEETTRRPGATPEQRALAYGRMGQMLQTYDLLEASESCYRNALRLAPRDYRWSHYLALGYRARGDLDRAGAQYAHVLTLRPNDLAAVLGLARIELEQGRTEEAAKHFQRALKLDPASAAAMAGLGEIAAAGRDYAKAVERYEEALRRQPQASSLHYRLAMAYRQLGQVDKARLHLGKQGDGAVNYPDPLLEELVRMKTGRWQQREQANRLLETGQHEEAVRLFRQMVAQDPTDALALVDLGTALAQMGRVEEAVQQFEAALPHTASTSRIHLNLSMGLIQMGREEQALEHCRKSVETDPNFTEAHFQLANLLMRRGRVDEAVPHYGRVVELDPGNAFAHFMGAMALVRTQRWREARSRLQAGLTALPEDTDLMHALARLLAACPDAAIRNGQQALRLLQKVFEQVKTPDFEQVETLAMVYAELGHFDRAVQMQRMMITEVTRAQRSMLADLLQENLTRYQRKEACRQPWRENDPVFQPTPLPFSLLTLQ, from the coding sequence ATGAAACGAAAGTCGGCGTCATGGGGATTGTTTCCGATCGCGATAGCGGCACTGTGCGGCCTTTTCCCGGGTCATCTGTCCGCTGCCCCGATAGCGCTTCCGCCTGAACCGCCGCCGGTTCAGGCCACAGGTTCCGAACTGGAGCCGATTCCCTTCCCCAACCTGACGGCCATGGACGCGAACGTCCGGGAGCAGCTGGAGCGCGCCCGTTCCGACCTTGAAGAGACGACCCGACGGCCCGGCGCCACTCCGGAGCAGAGGGCTCTGGCCTATGGCCGAATGGGCCAGATGCTTCAGACCTACGACCTCCTGGAAGCGTCCGAGTCCTGCTACCGGAACGCTCTGCGGCTGGCGCCCCGGGACTATCGCTGGTCCCACTACCTGGCTCTCGGTTATCGGGCGAGAGGCGACCTGGACCGAGCCGGCGCCCAATACGCGCACGTCCTGACGTTGCGCCCCAACGACCTGGCGGCCGTGCTGGGCCTGGCCCGGATCGAGTTGGAGCAGGGCCGGACCGAGGAGGCGGCGAAACATTTCCAGCGGGCGCTGAAACTGGACCCGGCCTCGGCGGCGGCGATGGCGGGTCTTGGTGAAATCGCGGCGGCCGGACGCGACTACGCGAAGGCTGTCGAGCGCTATGAAGAGGCTCTCCGGCGACAACCTCAGGCCAGCAGCCTCCACTACCGGCTGGCCATGGCCTACCGCCAGTTGGGCCAGGTGGACAAGGCCCGGCTTCATCTTGGCAAGCAGGGGGACGGCGCCGTCAACTATCCCGATCCCTTGCTGGAAGAGCTGGTGAGAATGAAGACGGGACGCTGGCAACAGCGCGAGCAAGCCAACCGTCTACTCGAGACGGGACAACACGAAGAGGCCGTGCGGCTCTTTCGCCAGATGGTTGCCCAGGACCCCACCGACGCCCTGGCCCTCGTGGACCTGGGCACGGCCCTGGCGCAGATGGGCCGGGTCGAGGAGGCCGTCCAGCAGTTCGAGGCCGCCCTGCCTCATACCGCCTCCACGTCCCGGATCCATCTGAACCTGTCCATGGGACTGATCCAGATGGGTCGCGAGGAACAGGCTCTGGAGCACTGCCGCAAGTCCGTCGAAACGGATCCCAACTTCACCGAAGCCCACTTCCAGTTGGCCAACCTGCTGATGCGCCGGGGACGAGTCGACGAGGCGGTCCCCCACTACGGCAGGGTCGTCGAGCTGGATCCCGGCAACGCCTTCGCCCACTTCATGGGCGCCATGGCCCTGGTGAGGACCCAGAGGTGGAGGGAGGCCCGGTCGCGGCTGCAGGCGGGGCTGACGGCTCTACCCGAGGACACCGATCTGATGCACGCCCTGGCCCGGCTGCTGGCAGCCTGTCCAGACGCCGCCATCCGGAACGGACAGCAGGCACTGCGCCTCCTGCAGAAGGTGTTCGAACAAGTGAAGACCCCCGATTTCGAGCAGGTGGAGACGCTGGCCATGGTCTACGCCGAGCTGGGCCATTTCGATCGCGCCGTCCAGATGCAGAGGATGATGATCACCGAAGTGACCCGGGCCCAACGCTCCATGCTGGCCGATCTGCTGCAGGAAAACCTCACCCGGTATCAGCGAAAAGAAGCCTGCCGACAGCCGTGGCGGGAAAACGATCCCGTGTTTCAGCCGACACCCCTTCCCTTTTCGCTGCTCACTCTGCAGTGA